A region of Carassius auratus strain Wakin chromosome 41, ASM336829v1, whole genome shotgun sequence DNA encodes the following proteins:
- the LOC113059983 gene encoding zinc finger protein 420-like isoform X2, whose protein sequence is MESSSVYMCFPCYQEFPTLEEVLAHQMTCTAENPQLLPNQTPIEAAAAAAGLAQVAMQAVSVPQTQTAVDLSSLLEQKKTLQADAPRVLYQCADCEVLFDALSLWQQHRKTGCCLETGPGPGGEQSRESVETAAQPEYQDGEQAQNTQEQMGMKEEGRPAEMKMDNTSQVFVAVEEVSERVAAPDGVPSEPQETSETQETAPVESSAEENSSATRRRGQKKAKPPSSLLCVECGQSFSLVPELVTHRKTQHGLKDAIHRCTVCGEGFLNTTLFLYHRKQHRSEVEDKPKQAQPAIPQLSTAMLEAPGEGLLLLATAGEGQSLMEVTTMEQTITETPVAHVEVELENDDMRGSEALQTEQETAVEGTEVFVEMVEESNGANQEEVMEMVVDKMQEDVEMEKSTVVEEIQGEVESSTDKEPEKAPSSSTEGQNFLCHQCGSVFTSDQELAQHRGTEHGLEAALHTCAECGAEFMSTTQFLYHRREHKSAAAGHPPAGEVKGPAVVVKTRDNVNFGQPAAAAAAGDGAIEAPAKLSRDWSRTALPHECPHCGQGFTRRSRLREHVFQHTGEKLFNCKICKKSFPSPANLLRHNLTHGGSRVFNCPLCDKRFFQPTSLKRHMLIHQGGPIQERRVRGRGKGRGQSSDGRLHICPECPASFKFESQLKSHRLLHTSHPFPCNVCGEAFIRRKELDLHSLIHQDKEPKTCPNCGSQFLNQTVLDTHLQRCTGEETNHRKYKGQGRGKVGGQLECDMCGHRCVTQDGLDLHRLSHTGQTPLRCPLTPCRRRFASSTALGEHLVAHCCGALGKRNAPRRFTCEFCGKEFAYVSTFTVHMRTHTNERPFECSVCGKRFRQLPHLQDHERIHSGERPFTCWVCGKSFSVAARLTEHARVHSGERPYICPRCPTAFRSRPNLDKHMRLHANDPVDPSAQNMDDDAAVQTILLVQESSSSSPSSSAVPVVQEGMLVAGEGSSSVVFLHSNLTMPTISVPNISVVAGQDVPHTIEVILEETV, encoded by the exons ATGGAGTCCTCTTCGGTGTACATGTGCTTTCCCTGTTATCAGGAGTTTCCTACTCTAGAGGAAGTGCTTGCACATCAGATGACCTGCACTGCAGAGAATCCACAGCTACTGCCCAATCAGACGCCGATCGAGGCTGCAGCCGCCGCCGCCGGTCTGGCACAG GTGGCGATGCAGGCTGTGTCAGTTCCCCAGACTCAGACGGCTGTTGATCTGTCTTCTCTGCTAGAGCAGAAGAAAACTCTTCAGGCGGACGCTCCTCGTGTTCTGTATCAGTGCGCTGACTGTGAGGTTCTCTTTGATGCTCTGTCACTTTGGCAGCAGCACCGCAAGACGGGCTGTTGTCTTGAGACGGGACCTGGACCTGGAGGAGAGCAGAGTAGAGAAAGTGTGGAAACAGCAGCCCAGCCAGAATATCAGGACGGTGAGCAGGCACAGAATACACAAGAACAGATGGGGATGAAAGAAGAGGGAAGACCggctgaaatgaagatggacaacACCAGTCAAGTATTTGTGGCAGTAGAAGAGGTTTCTGAAAGAGTAGCGGCACCTGATGGTGTCCCCAGTGAGCCTCAAGAGACttcggagacacaggaaactgcACCGGTGGAGTCCTCAGCTGAAGAAAACAGCTCCGCTACAAGGCGCAGGGGGCAGAAAAAGGCTAAGCCCCCCTCCAGCCTGCTCTGTGTGGAGTGCGGGCAAAGCTTCAGCCTGGTTCCAGAGCTTGTGACTCACCGTAAGACTCAGCACGGCTTGAAGGATGCCATACACCGCTGCACGGTTTGCGGAGAGGGCTTCCTCAACACCACTCTCTTCCTCTATCACCGAAAGCAGCATCGCTCAGAGGTGGAGGATAAACCCAAGCAGGCCCAACCTGCCATTCCTCAGCTCTCCACAGCCATGCTGGAGGCCCCAGGGGAGGGACTCTTGCTTTTAGCCACCGCTGGAGAAGGCCAGAGCCTAATGGAGGTGACCACTATGGAGCAAACCATAACTGAGACCCCTGTGGCACATGTGGAGGTTGAGCTGGAAAATGACGATATGAGAGGATCCGAGGCTCTCCAGACGGAGCAGGAGACTGCCGTGGAAGGAACCGAAGTTTTTGTGGAGATGGTGGAGGAGAGTAATGGGGCAAACCAGGAAGAAGTAATGGAGATGGTTGTTGATAAGATGCAAGAAGATGTGGAGATGGAGAAAAGCACTGTGGTTGAGGAGATCCAAGGAGAGGTGGAAAGTAGCACAGACAAGGAACCCGAGAAAGCTCCATCTTCGAGCACAGAAGGACAGAATTTCCTTTGCCATCAATGTGGATCTGTTTTCACCAGTGACCAGGAGTTGGCCCAGCATCGCGGGACCGAGCACGGCCTGGAGGCGGCGCTGCACACCTGCGCAGAGTGCGGGGCTGAGTTCATGAGCACCACACAGTTCTTATATCATCGGCGGGAGCATAAGAGTGCAGCTGCGGGACACCCACCCGCTGGTGAAGTGAAAGGTCCAGCTGTTGTTGTGAAAACCAGAGACAACGTGAACTTCGGACAACCAG cagcagcagcggcggCTGGAGACGGCGCTATTGAGGCTCCTGCCAAGCTGAGCCGCGACTGGTCACGCACCGCCCTGCCACACGAGTGCCCGCATTGTGGACAGGGCTTTACGCGCCGCAGCCGTCTGCGTGAGCATGTGTTCCAACACACAGGGGAGAAACTCTTCAACTGCAAAATTTGCAAAAAGAGCTTCCCGTCTCCGGCCAACCTGCTGCGTCACAACCTGACCCACGGAGGATCCCGTGTGTTCAACTGTCCCCTCTGTGACAAGCGCTTCTTCCAGCCGACGTCACTCAAACGCCACATGCTGATTCACCAGGGGGGTCCAATCCAGGAACGCAGGGTCCGAGGCAGAGGAAAAGGCAGGGGACAATCAAGTGATGGGCGTCTGCACATCTGCCCAGAGTGCCCTGCCAGCTTCAAGTTTGAGTCCCAGCTCAAGAGTcacag ACTCCTACACACCAGCCATCCATTCCCTTGCAATGTGTGCGGGGAGGCATTTATACGACGCAAGGAGCTGGACCTCCACTCTCTCATCCACCAAG ATAAAGAGCCAAAGACGTGTCCTAACTGCGGCTCTCAGTTCCTGAATCAGACCGTGCTGGACACACACCTTCAGCGCTGCACAGGGGAGGAGACAAACCACCGCAAATATAAGGGTCAGGGAAGAGGCAAGGTGGGAGGTCAGCTGGAGTGTGATATGTGCGGCCACCGCTGCGTGACTCAGGATGGTCTTGACCTGCATCGCCTCTCCCACACTGGTCAGACACCCCTGCGGTGCCCGCTCACCCCCTGCAGACGCCGCTTCGCCTCCAGTACTGCTCTAGGGGAGCATCTCGTGGCCCACTGCTGTGGAGCATTAGGCAAACGAAACGCCCCACGCCGATTCACCTGCGAGTTCTGCGGGAAGGAGTTTGCCTACGTTTCCACCTTCACCGTTCACATGAGGACGCACACCAACGAGAGACCCTTTGAG tGCTCTGTATGTGGGAAGCGTTTCCGGCAGCTTCCGCACCTGCAGGATCACGAGCGCATTCATAGCGGCGAGCGGCCGTTCACGTGCTGGGTGTGCGGTAAAAGCTTCAGCGTAGCAGCGAGGCTAACGGAGCACGCCCGTGTGCATAGCGGCGAGCGACCGTACATCTGCCCTCGGTGTCCCACCGCCTTCCGCTCACGACCCAACCTCGACAAACACATGCGTCTTCACGCCAACGACCCCGTGGATCCTTCCGCACAGAACATGGATGATGATGCAGCAGTGCAGACCATCCTCTTAGTACAGGAGTCTTCTTCATCTTCACCATCCTCCTCCGCTGTGCCTGTGGTCCAGGAGGGCATGTTGGTGGCAGGGGAAGGCAGCTCCTCTGTGGTCTTCCTGCACTCCAACCTTACCATGCCAACTATCTCAGTTCCCAACATCTCTGTAGTCGCAGGTCAGGATGTGCCTCACACTATTGAGGTTATCTTAGAGGAGACTGTGTAA
- the LOC113059983 gene encoding zinc finger protein 420-like isoform X1 — MESSSVYMCFPCYQEFPTLEEVLAHQMTCTAENPQLLPNQTPIEAAAAAAGLAQVAMQAVSVPQTQTAVDLSSLLEQKKTLQADAPRVLYQCADCEVLFDALSLWQQHRKTGCCLETGPGPGGEQSRESVETAAQPEYQDGEQAQNTQEQMGMKEEGRPAEMKMDNTSQVFVAVEEVSERVAAPDGVPSEPQETSETQETAPVESSAEENSSATRRRGQKKAKPPSSLLCVECGQSFSLVPELVTHRKTQHGLKDAIHRCTVCGEGFLNTTLFLYHRKQHRSEVEDKPKQAQPAIPQLSTAMLEAPGEGLLLLATAGEGQSLMEVTTMEQTITETPVAHVEVELENDDMRGSEALQTEQETAVEGTEVFVEMVEESNGANQEEVMEMVVDKMQEDVEMEKSTVVEEIQGEVESSTDKEPEKAPSSSTEGQNFLCHQCGSVFTSDQELAQHRGTEHGLEAALHTCAECGAEFMSTTQFLYHRREHKSAAAGHPPAGEVKGPAVVVKTRDNVNFGQPAAAAAAAGDGAIEAPAKLSRDWSRTALPHECPHCGQGFTRRSRLREHVFQHTGEKLFNCKICKKSFPSPANLLRHNLTHGGSRVFNCPLCDKRFFQPTSLKRHMLIHQGGPIQERRVRGRGKGRGQSSDGRLHICPECPASFKFESQLKSHRLLHTSHPFPCNVCGEAFIRRKELDLHSLIHQDKEPKTCPNCGSQFLNQTVLDTHLQRCTGEETNHRKYKGQGRGKVGGQLECDMCGHRCVTQDGLDLHRLSHTGQTPLRCPLTPCRRRFASSTALGEHLVAHCCGALGKRNAPRRFTCEFCGKEFAYVSTFTVHMRTHTNERPFECSVCGKRFRQLPHLQDHERIHSGERPFTCWVCGKSFSVAARLTEHARVHSGERPYICPRCPTAFRSRPNLDKHMRLHANDPVDPSAQNMDDDAAVQTILLVQESSSSSPSSSAVPVVQEGMLVAGEGSSSVVFLHSNLTMPTISVPNISVVAGQDVPHTIEVILEETV; from the exons ATGGAGTCCTCTTCGGTGTACATGTGCTTTCCCTGTTATCAGGAGTTTCCTACTCTAGAGGAAGTGCTTGCACATCAGATGACCTGCACTGCAGAGAATCCACAGCTACTGCCCAATCAGACGCCGATCGAGGCTGCAGCCGCCGCCGCCGGTCTGGCACAG GTGGCGATGCAGGCTGTGTCAGTTCCCCAGACTCAGACGGCTGTTGATCTGTCTTCTCTGCTAGAGCAGAAGAAAACTCTTCAGGCGGACGCTCCTCGTGTTCTGTATCAGTGCGCTGACTGTGAGGTTCTCTTTGATGCTCTGTCACTTTGGCAGCAGCACCGCAAGACGGGCTGTTGTCTTGAGACGGGACCTGGACCTGGAGGAGAGCAGAGTAGAGAAAGTGTGGAAACAGCAGCCCAGCCAGAATATCAGGACGGTGAGCAGGCACAGAATACACAAGAACAGATGGGGATGAAAGAAGAGGGAAGACCggctgaaatgaagatggacaacACCAGTCAAGTATTTGTGGCAGTAGAAGAGGTTTCTGAAAGAGTAGCGGCACCTGATGGTGTCCCCAGTGAGCCTCAAGAGACttcggagacacaggaaactgcACCGGTGGAGTCCTCAGCTGAAGAAAACAGCTCCGCTACAAGGCGCAGGGGGCAGAAAAAGGCTAAGCCCCCCTCCAGCCTGCTCTGTGTGGAGTGCGGGCAAAGCTTCAGCCTGGTTCCAGAGCTTGTGACTCACCGTAAGACTCAGCACGGCTTGAAGGATGCCATACACCGCTGCACGGTTTGCGGAGAGGGCTTCCTCAACACCACTCTCTTCCTCTATCACCGAAAGCAGCATCGCTCAGAGGTGGAGGATAAACCCAAGCAGGCCCAACCTGCCATTCCTCAGCTCTCCACAGCCATGCTGGAGGCCCCAGGGGAGGGACTCTTGCTTTTAGCCACCGCTGGAGAAGGCCAGAGCCTAATGGAGGTGACCACTATGGAGCAAACCATAACTGAGACCCCTGTGGCACATGTGGAGGTTGAGCTGGAAAATGACGATATGAGAGGATCCGAGGCTCTCCAGACGGAGCAGGAGACTGCCGTGGAAGGAACCGAAGTTTTTGTGGAGATGGTGGAGGAGAGTAATGGGGCAAACCAGGAAGAAGTAATGGAGATGGTTGTTGATAAGATGCAAGAAGATGTGGAGATGGAGAAAAGCACTGTGGTTGAGGAGATCCAAGGAGAGGTGGAAAGTAGCACAGACAAGGAACCCGAGAAAGCTCCATCTTCGAGCACAGAAGGACAGAATTTCCTTTGCCATCAATGTGGATCTGTTTTCACCAGTGACCAGGAGTTGGCCCAGCATCGCGGGACCGAGCACGGCCTGGAGGCGGCGCTGCACACCTGCGCAGAGTGCGGGGCTGAGTTCATGAGCACCACACAGTTCTTATATCATCGGCGGGAGCATAAGAGTGCAGCTGCGGGACACCCACCCGCTGGTGAAGTGAAAGGTCCAGCTGTTGTTGTGAAAACCAGAGACAACGTGAACTTCGGACAACCAG cagcagcagcagcggcggCTGGAGACGGCGCTATTGAGGCTCCTGCCAAGCTGAGCCGCGACTGGTCACGCACCGCCCTGCCACACGAGTGCCCGCATTGTGGACAGGGCTTTACGCGCCGCAGCCGTCTGCGTGAGCATGTGTTCCAACACACAGGGGAGAAACTCTTCAACTGCAAAATTTGCAAAAAGAGCTTCCCGTCTCCGGCCAACCTGCTGCGTCACAACCTGACCCACGGAGGATCCCGTGTGTTCAACTGTCCCCTCTGTGACAAGCGCTTCTTCCAGCCGACGTCACTCAAACGCCACATGCTGATTCACCAGGGGGGTCCAATCCAGGAACGCAGGGTCCGAGGCAGAGGAAAAGGCAGGGGACAATCAAGTGATGGGCGTCTGCACATCTGCCCAGAGTGCCCTGCCAGCTTCAAGTTTGAGTCCCAGCTCAAGAGTcacag ACTCCTACACACCAGCCATCCATTCCCTTGCAATGTGTGCGGGGAGGCATTTATACGACGCAAGGAGCTGGACCTCCACTCTCTCATCCACCAAG ATAAAGAGCCAAAGACGTGTCCTAACTGCGGCTCTCAGTTCCTGAATCAGACCGTGCTGGACACACACCTTCAGCGCTGCACAGGGGAGGAGACAAACCACCGCAAATATAAGGGTCAGGGAAGAGGCAAGGTGGGAGGTCAGCTGGAGTGTGATATGTGCGGCCACCGCTGCGTGACTCAGGATGGTCTTGACCTGCATCGCCTCTCCCACACTGGTCAGACACCCCTGCGGTGCCCGCTCACCCCCTGCAGACGCCGCTTCGCCTCCAGTACTGCTCTAGGGGAGCATCTCGTGGCCCACTGCTGTGGAGCATTAGGCAAACGAAACGCCCCACGCCGATTCACCTGCGAGTTCTGCGGGAAGGAGTTTGCCTACGTTTCCACCTTCACCGTTCACATGAGGACGCACACCAACGAGAGACCCTTTGAG tGCTCTGTATGTGGGAAGCGTTTCCGGCAGCTTCCGCACCTGCAGGATCACGAGCGCATTCATAGCGGCGAGCGGCCGTTCACGTGCTGGGTGTGCGGTAAAAGCTTCAGCGTAGCAGCGAGGCTAACGGAGCACGCCCGTGTGCATAGCGGCGAGCGACCGTACATCTGCCCTCGGTGTCCCACCGCCTTCCGCTCACGACCCAACCTCGACAAACACATGCGTCTTCACGCCAACGACCCCGTGGATCCTTCCGCACAGAACATGGATGATGATGCAGCAGTGCAGACCATCCTCTTAGTACAGGAGTCTTCTTCATCTTCACCATCCTCCTCCGCTGTGCCTGTGGTCCAGGAGGGCATGTTGGTGGCAGGGGAAGGCAGCTCCTCTGTGGTCTTCCTGCACTCCAACCTTACCATGCCAACTATCTCAGTTCCCAACATCTCTGTAGTCGCAGGTCAGGATGTGCCTCACACTATTGAGGTTATCTTAGAGGAGACTGTGTAA